The Panicum virgatum strain AP13 chromosome 3N, P.virgatum_v5, whole genome shotgun sequence genome includes the window caaaaagaaaaaaaaacaacaaactcgtccggttggattgggatgTCAACACGGGTTACCGCTCAACTATACTCACtggccggttggattgggacaccAACGCCGTAGTTCTGCTGCACCCAAACCGACCGCCCGACGGCATGAAAAACACCAAGTCCGGAGCAACCCaacgcgcgggggcctcgccacttcCGCCATTGGACGCCACTCTCGCGTGCGCGGGGACCTCCAACCCACCACTCAGCACGCCTCTCTCGTGTGCGGGGACCTCCAACCCGCCACACGGCACCACGCTCCATACTCATTTAAGGGATTGCCGTCGAGGCAGCAAGAAGAGGTGCCCTGCCTCCCCGGGACCTGAACCAAACCGCCAGACCACCGACGTGGTTCGAAATCATCACATTACTTTCCCCCTCGCACGAAGACGCCGCCCTCGAGCCAGAAGACCGAAGATGTCGCCCGCGCCGTCTTCCGACGTTGTACCGCACCGGAAGGCTTCAGCCGTGCTGAACACCCCGCCGCGATCCGCTGCAGGCCAAGTCGTCACTGATTGTCGTTGCCTATCGCCGTCCTTCAAACGCTGTCCTGCACCGCACTGGAGACTGCCACACAGCTCCAGGTGCCGCGGAACGTTGCAAGCAGGCGAACAACAGCCGAGTGATGACCCCCGGCCACCAACAGAAGAGCAGGCGTCTTGGCGTGAGGTAGGCAACCCCCTTCTCCGCACGCCCTCCGACAGATTTGCCACCACCGGCCGAAGTAAAACGCGAGCAACAGGCCGGCTAAGTCGCCGAATGGTGTCTCTAGAgacgacgcctccaaggaggtcATGACGCCCataggcgccgccgtcgcttgtCCAGGAGCTGGACCGGGTTTTCACCCAGAAACCTCGTACAGGAGGGTTGCAACTCTAAAATGACGCCGTCAACAGGGAGAGCGATGCCCGGAGGTGCCGCCGCCATTTCACTAGAATGAATCTGGCAAGGGCTTTCGCCCGGAGTGCCGGCACCCCCACTGCACGCATTTGTCGCCTCAATCCGGCACCATCACTGCGGCCGCCCCAACCGAGGGGCGCCACTGTCACAACTTCACAAAGCCCGCTGCCGAAGCTCCATCTCCCTCCGCTGTCCTCGCGACCCGGCCCGGCAAAACAAGAAGTCCcccacggccggcggcgcagccgtACCACCGCACGCCATGGTCAACTCACACGGCCGCCGCTTCCCTGGCGCATCGCCAGCTGCCCGCCGCTACCCCGGCTTGTCGGACGCCGCTTGCAGGCCGCCTACAGCGTCAAAGCCGTCAACAGGTCATCTGGCAGCCACCACCAACGTCGGGCATCCTCGCGGGCCTATACACGCCATcgcttcgccgccgcggcctagCCACCGCCGGAGGAGCCTGGCCATTGCAGCCGCCGACCTAgcagccgccggccaccgggccGCGCGAGTAGAGCCGCCGCAGCTGCACCAGGCAGCAGATCCACCACCTGGACCACCGGATCTGGCCTACGCTGCCCTGGATCCGGCCTCACCGGCGCCAGCGACGCCCGTCTCGAAGAAGCTCCCTTCGTCATCcatggcgcccgcgcccgctgGGAGGAAAGGGGGAGGAGGCAGCTGgctggctccggcggcggcacggtggtggggggagggaggaaggcgggggcggcggcgccgccaaaGGTGCCACCCGTGACGCCCACGTGGGGGCGACGCAGGGGCTGGGCTGAGTGGaatgtaaaaaaaaacatattttgTAACTGAACATCTGTGTGCTGAAACTGAATAAGATTTTCCAAAAATATTGTGCTGTCAACTCTTGAATAAAAGGCAACTCGAAAGTATTATATGAAAATATGAATTGTTGGTGTTGAAATAGTCACTTTTATGTCCTGTGATGCTCATTATATCATGGAAGTGCATTGCAAAAGTTCTCATCAACAAAGAAAAGATGAAAGTAAGGCCACCTGCCTTGAATTAATTATTCTTCCAGCAATCATAATGAGTAGCTTTCAAAGAAAAAAGCTAATGAAATAAATTATCAGAACTCGTGCACTTCTTTTGCAAAAGCATGCAGTGCTAATCTACTATAGCTTTGGAATGTGAACCTGAATCTATTCTGATGCATCAACACGGCATCAGTCAATAATTTTCGGAGCAGCTGAAAAAGTTCAGCCAAGCATACACTCCTGGAAAAAGTTTTAGAAACAAAGTTATTCAGGTCGGCCTAAAAGGCCTACCAAAAATACTGAAATTCATAACACACTGTTCTATTACAAGTGGCCTATAAATGTCACAAAGTTGTGATTTCTCCTGTCAGAAAAACTGAAATTCTTGTGATTTTTACACAGGGGCCTTTCTCCTCTTACTTACAAAATACTTAAGTATCCTAGTTTGAGACCCCTAGATGTTTCAGAAGATTTGTTTATCACAGATTTTAAAGATTTCAAAATCTAAACAGCCAGTTCTAATCTAAGGGACTTCTTGAAGCACAGCGAAAAATCAGGCAATTTTTTTCCCAAACTTTCAAAAAATGGAGGCCTAAATTCCAATCACAATCTGTGGCGGAGGACGGATGAAATTTGAGGtatggcggaggcggaggcggggcggcggctgcggcgcggaggcgggcggcggcgcggaggcggctaCCGGACGGGCGGCGGGCGGAATGCAACGCGGGGGGAGaaaaaaaattttgagcttagaTTTTAGATATAGCGCGTGGCATAGTGCGTCATAACAGACGCTTCGCCCCTGGAAACTGGCCCAACTGCGTGAAGTGAGAAGACAGTGTGGCGGGAGGTCAAGGACCTTGACCAAACTATCCAATGCCACTGAAATCTTTTACGTCCACACACACAGCACCCAAGGAGCCAAGGACTGTGCGGTCACAACAAAGCAGGatccttttttttactggctctctctctcctctcttatCTCCAACGGGGCAACACAAGAGATCTCATGCGCACCATGCCTTAAATAAAGTTAGCTGGTTGTCGTCCTCGCGGCCTCACCCAGATCGACGAGCCTCCTCCACGCCGACGTTCTTCATCTCCACCTCCTCACCATTGCCTCACCGAGCGTCTCCGCGGTCAAGCTTTCTCCTCTACCCGTGGGCGCAGCGGGCCCCTCCAGTCCTCCCCCTTCTCTGCTCGGCGACGACCCTGTGCTACGACGGCTGTTGCCTCCTTGACCCGTGGGATAACCACAGGTTGTCTCCGTTCTTTACTCTCTTCCCAGACAAGATCCGCTCCCTAGCGCTCGAAATGCAACGCGGAgggaggaaaaaaaatttgagctcAGATTTTAGGTATGGCGTCCGCCATAGTGCGCCATAACAGGCGCTCCGCCCCTGATCACAATAACATCATATCCCTCCACAGATCTAGCGACACTCTGAAGGGGTATGTTTAATTGGTGTACAAGTGCCTTTTCATTTCTGTCGTTTACATTCATAGTCAAATAACCTTCATGGCACTTGAGTGAGAATATGAACAATCTGATTTGTGTACCGAAAAGATATTTCTTAAGATAACAGGGAGGAATCAAAACCTTACAGCATAACTGGAGCTAGTAGGATGAAACAAGTCACCAATAAACAAAGATGAATCAAGTCTAGAAAACATCAAGATGTCCCCTTCAAGAATGTGCCTGAAAAGCATATTCATTTCAGGACCCACACATTGTTAAAACAAGGACCCACAGATGTGGAAACAACAAGAAGATAGGATCAGCAGCTAGACAGTGAGATTTTGCCAGTGTGCTTGTACACTGTGGGAATGATTGACTTATTCGTCGAGATTTGTGGTTCAGCGCCTTTTGCTCGAGCTCATGGACCGCGAAATGATAGGTGCCTCTTTGAGATGTCTCTTTCGATTTGTACTGAAGGCCAAGCAttagtgagagagagagagagagagagagagagagagagagagagagaggagaagaaTCCCTTTTTGTTTTTCGCAGAAGGTTCAGTAATCATGAGAGCTTGTGTGACCATACTTTCATGGTTGTTGGGTTTAGATGCATCATGATCTCAGCTAACCATTGTCATCTAAAGCTGAAAAGAAATCAATTGGTGCAAGTTGACTGAAGGCTATTTGTGATCAGAACACTATTTGCACATTTGGTTTATGCACAGTTGATTGCAAGTCGATGTCTATATTAATTATTTATGTGCATATAAGAGATTCAGAAGACACATGACTCTATCAGTTTTTATTGGTACATGCAAGAACCTAAACACACCTCTCATGATTATAGGTAGAGAAAAATAGTTTCTGGGTAGATATAGTATTGAACGAtactgtcgtggtgtggcaaaccacagccgggtggcgtaatgcacccgcctaagcccagagggtgagtactcgggggttagctaggactagttcattctcgctcaagaacaccaagaacacgatgaacacacaccgggtttagagtggttcgggccgccggagcgtaataccctacgtccactgtgtgctgtattgctcAAGACTGAAGAGcttggagctgagtccagcgtgcgTCTGCGTGTGCTCTAGCCTGCCTAGAGTCTGAGAgatctgtgttctagcgggcgtgctctcccttttatatgtccaaggggagcacgtacactgagcggggccccgacatgtggacccggcgatgtattataaactacactttggccttcaatgcctcagatctggagatcttgtcgtcgtcTTCCGTGAGTAGCTTCtcaccagggatggtcttgagctgtcctgtcagagtagagtctagcctctgcagccgcgtgtcgaggtcatgatgaagcgccgaactactgactcagtccactatagcagcgtgcactattgctccagtcagtagttggtcatcatgactcgtcgcctatgcgcgcggcgctgagtccttaatgcttgccttggtaactgacgagccacctcggtaactggcgatccacagtatggactgacaaaagctgccccgtgcccagaggcagcagagcccgcctcaaccactcgcacttaatgcgggtgggtgagggagcttccagcagaaggcttgtgcccgcgcccgcgtctgtgtgacacgtggcggctccggatccctcccgagcagctagctgagccgagagctcacggggtccggataggcacatggaggtcccggacccatctgcgggagtccggatggcacgtggaggtctcggacccacctgcgggggtccgggtccgcggccataggtactgagcatttccacctctgggacacgtggtgacaccggacccgtccccgagcaggAAGCGGCtctgggaccgttggtccggtgagatagAGTCAGAccctaggggtccggctgctcagctccttggggcgtagttacggataagtacgcgagtcttggcacagtaggagtgggtaccccagctgcagggtaccgacagaggcccctgggcccgcctcgggagaggcaacgaacccgtaGGTgggtgagcaacttggctgcttctggcgcccagcggtACGCGCtgcaagggtcttgtcctgcgtcgtccatcctttgggtcacctgctgcatcatcacattTGGACCtacacatgactcaaggtagatgcttagtagcgtgcccacgggtcccaaatcctgttggctgtaatcctttgagatagacagctaggttcagtgaacggagctcaaggggccggcctttaggttaagagaaagtccggacctccaggttcccagtcctaggtactacggcaatcattcacaggaggtggtgcgtgcaggcttagggtacggaaccaggctaagcggctacacggctccagacctccccggagaatgagtgcgcttccctgaacctgcaggttcccaggggtccgaacccctctcttccatgaggggtctcgagctaagtcactagctagccaactcaattcggaccacaatcactgcacaagagtaagaagccacgtgggggttagcgcaaacagaatgcgtagattgaaactggaatgtaacatctttagaggcgaactgagaataaacttttcccttataactagatgtacatgagatgtgcgatgtaagccagaacacgggtttatgaggccggagctgtccggacctccgggcccccagtcttaggtactacggtactcgccctagggaggtagagcatgcaggcttagggtacggaaccaggctaagcggctacacggctccagacctccccggagggtgagtacgcttccctgaacctggttcgcagaggtccggacctctccacgggggaggctcaccggacttgaccacacggaagtactacctagttacaaaggaaaatgttttattccctgctgggcctctaagggtaggacttacagagatgtagagtcgggggtgcgaccggagtcggctttccgccggagagatccaccagagtcggcttagtgcgatcggagtgggctttccgccgAAGCGGGCTTGGTGTGactggagtcggctttccgccggagcggctttggtgcgaccggagtcggctttccgccagagcgggcttagtgcgaccggagtcggctttccgccggagcgggcttggtgcgaccggagtcggttttccgccagagcgggcttcctcacatgagtgaggtatgctgcgagctgggatttgtcacTCCGCctctcgcagcttgtgagggggcccttgatgggcgccctgactcttgccgacgtgcagcgcgcgccgccaccgacggtggctgccccacaggcacggttgcccctggagcaggaacgcgagaggtgTGTGgcatggaggacgccacaccctccgtcatctccacgtcgtccacccgaaccatggagacgagggagagatgaactgcgaccagctaactctgcccctacctggcgcgccaaatgtcgtggtgtggcaaaccacagccgggtggcggaatgcacccgcctaagcccagagggtgagtactcgggggttagctaggattagttcgATCTTGCTcaggaacacgatgaacacggcaggtttagagtggttcgggccgccggagcgtaataccctacgtccactgtgtgctgtataGCTCTTGTGCTCAGGATGAGTCAAGCTTCCCTACCCctcctctaacgggcgtctcccttttatagagcaaggagggcgcgtacacaggtgttggaccccgacaggtgggcccaacatggATGTATACTATAGATACTAATAGAGCtatagtgatggagaatctcttgccggatatacttcatcgtcttgtagactctctgaccgagggggtcttctcctgtcccatcggcgaggcgcccgttgaggtagtgtaggttgcggcgtagactgttgggtctaccgcgtaggcgctatgatactccgtcgtcgagttgtcgtgtctaactggcatgcgtggcgtgggcggtgCCAGAGGCTGCACCGcgcgccttggtaacgcgcggtcaatagtacagcctggcaaaagccgcctcgggctctgctgtggcagagcgcacttacgtctaccgtattgaatgcggtaggtgggcgtgTCTTCCCGGGGAAGCGTCGCGCCCCTACGCGTGCCCGCACATGCGGACgcgtggcggcttcggaccctgacaggcggggtgtctgtgcTCTCCCCGctaaggggtccggatagtatttgggggtccgggacctggTGGGAGGTCCGGGTCCCCTAGCcgagcgctcccttctccgggacacgtggcatcaccggaccctcctcaagcggggagcgggtccgggtccGTTTGtcgggagagtagggctccggactACAGGGGTCCGTTCGCCCAGCCGTCgaggcgtagttaaggataactacgagactcttgcctaggcacagcaagagggggtaccccaatCCTAGGGTACCGACAGATACATATCAGTCCATGTTTCTGTGCATCAATCGCACCATTCTGTACATGAGCAAGAAGCTGAGAACTGATTTGTGGATGAACAGGTGGACTTGAACTCATACACAATACTTGATCTAGGTTGTTTGACATTGCAATGTTACCGAGTCCTCTGTTACAAAAATCAAATATAATGAAGGAAAGTTAGCATTAATATTTAGTACTATTTAGCTGACCTACTGTTCTGTAATGAGAACAGAAAAAAAACCAAAGTTCTGGAGGCATTAGAAAATACTATTTAGTAGTATATATGTTGTTCAAAGTATGTAAAGGTTACCTTTGATCTTGTTATATATATTTGCATATAACAGATTAGCATTTGTCATTTGCAGCACCTTGTTGTACCTACCTGTAAGCATATCCTGGCAACACATAGTCTTTTAGAGATCTGATCAGAAAACAAATAGGCTTTTAGAGTACCCTGGGAATGGGGAAACTACCGGATGCTAAGCGTTTCATTCAAAGCTTGTACTGTCGGTGGCTATTTTAACTTGCATGCTTGTCTGATACTCTGATATGCTACTTTGCAATCCTACTCTGACACTGTAGATATAATACTTCTGGGCCTTCATATTTAAAAGATTTCATTGAGGTGATTGAGGAGGACCATTCCAAAGTAGATCTAATTTGACTCAGGTCCGTTGATGTGTTTACTAAACTTGTATCTTTGCCTCATCCAGTATTAATGGCTCATGAAACTCGAGAAAGggcattgtttttttttatcaCATAGGATTCCAGGTTTACAATTCATGGGTTCTGTGAAGGTTTGATCTATATACCGATTGGTTGCCCCAAAGACCAGTACTGTTAGAAAATAGCATGATACTTCGCTTCTACATTTTCTTGTCTATACATATACcacaatataaaaaatatagctCTGTCAGCAAAAAGAAACACACTTGCGCATTAATCATTCACCACGAAAATATGAATGTGCAATAAATTAACAAATTATAAGACTCGccatttttttttagaaaatggaaGCTTTATTGATCTTAGACAATTACATCAAGATGATACAATCATACTAAGATCCAACCCGACCTCTGCATAACTAGGATACACACAACCTATAGagtaaaagaaataaaagagcGACATGATAAAAATTatgccgtagcaaactacaacatACAACTTTATCTTCAACTCTTTGCCTCCTTCATTACCATAGCAACACCTGGATTTCGAATAAGGCTCCTAAGACAACGCCACCAATGTGGAAACGGTACGCGCACGCACCGCTATTGCAATAACCCAACCAATTAAGGCCAGATCATAGGTTTTCACCCTAGAGAGCAATTCTTCGGAATCCAAACAATGCCTTCAGCAAGACCATTGCCAGATACAACTAGTTAAGGTCAGACCTTGGAATTTCTTCCTGGCACCGAAGAATCAGTACCAAACAAGTACCACATAGACAAAGTCACCTGGCGCTGCTCCCCTTCTTGCCAAGCTAATGCTACCAAACATACCAGACTTGGCCCACTTCAAACAACCATGAACTCCAAGTCTAGCAAACCATCTGTAGCCTCGTCTTCCGCGAATACCATGCTACAAACTGTCCAATATAGATACGTGCATAGTCCACCGGAACGAAGTGCAGATGAAACCTGTCTTCGGAGTAAGAGAATCCGCAAATTGAAACCAAGATGACACGAGCCTCTGGAACTGCGTGAAAGACACAGGCAAAAATAGGGTGAAGATGTTGTCGCCAGAAGTAGTCGCGAAACCCGAAGCTAGCCTCTCCATCGTTGAAGCCAGAGGCCCTCACGACGAGTAACCGCGGGAGCGCTGCTGTCGCTGACACAGCGTCTCCACCAAGCACGCGAAGACGACAGGCGCCACCGTGCCGTTAGGtcgcgccgcgcgcccgcggacGACCGTAGCCGCGCCGAGACACGCCTTCGGGGTGACCGCGGACGCCGCACACCAAGCGCCGACACCACCGCTGCCGGGCGAAGCCGCACCTCGGCGCAGGCAGGCCGAGCCGCATGCCCGACGCACGCGCCACCCGCAGCAGGGCGCTGGCGTCGCAAGGGGACGGCAGATCCGATGGCATGTCGGCGGCTTGCCTGTGAgaggatgccgccgccgcatgcCCCGGCACGTCGGAGTTTCGGGGGAACGTAGATCCGGTGGCCGTGGTGGCGGAACCGGCCGATCCCCGGCCGGATCTGGGCGCAGACGTCCGgagctagccgccgccgccatggctagGGCATCCTCCCGAAAGAGCGCGAAGGGGGagtggaggaggggaggaggttGTTGGAGCCTCGCCGCCACCTTTCTTGCGGCTGCACGGACTTCCTGCAGCTGCTCGGGTGACGGCGAGGGGGTGAGGCGCCGCTGGAGGGGAGGCGGCACCGGGAGCGGGGGTTCCGCCCAAGCCGCCCCGAGGAGCGACGCGGGGGCCTCTACGCGGGTTATCATTTGAATCATACTCACCATTTTTGGGAACAAATAATTTCCACAGGATGGGGCAAATCATGAATGAACATTGAGCACCTCCCATTGCAAGGGGAAGACTGCTGGGAAAGGGGAGAAATTTCATTACGGCCTTACCTTTCATGAACAAAGTAAAACCCTGCTTTTGATAAGGGTGACAGGTACAGTGAGTGATAGAGATGAGTATGTGAGGCCCATGCGGTAAACTTTTAATTAACCCAGTGCACATGGCATCCTCTTACTACTAAGCTTATCAGAACCCCAAAGCTCTGCCTTGCATTTGTCATCCCATAGGCAAACTGCAATGGACCACACCTTAAATATTGCTGTTATGCGACTTAACAACTCTGACCATGATGCAAAGACAGCAGTTACCTTCATAACCTAGTGCTGCAAAGGACAGGGGTGGTGGGCACTGGTCATTTCACCAAAAAGTTTCAGTTTTTCTATGCATTCACTGCTGCAGTTACCTTTGCCCCCATCCATCAGTTTCAGAAAAAATGGTACTCCAGATGCATTCTCCATGGTGAGCCCTACTCTCCTCCTCTGCTTCTCCTCTTTGTGCCAATTCAAAAAATCCATTTGATAGGGAAACACACAACCTTTGCTTGCTTTCTCTTTCATGCCTGCCTCATCATGGCTTCGTCCTCCTTTAGCATTTGCATCATTTGTGCCACTAAAGCTCCCGCCCTTGTGAAGCATTTCTTGATGCCTCCCAGCTCCCAAATGGCCATACAACTCACACTCATACTCATTTCATGTAGCCTTTACAGTAtgtattcttcttcttcttcatcttcttccctCTCAGCATCTTCCTCGCTTGCATTGTTGGTTCTTGTCATCTCCACCTGCATCTCCTTGCTCTTCTCCAACTTCAGACACCTGCTCAAAGCAGCCACCACCCACAAAGGTAAGGCTCCCCCTTCAATGGAGGGGGCTGTGCATCAGGAGAAGAGCATTATGCCACAAGATGAGGTGACAGAGGATGCGCCGGAGGATTTGATGGGGAGCCTATCAGATTCTTCAGAGTGCACCACAAACGACGAAGAGTGCACCGAGGAGGGCTCAATCTCAGAGGACATCGACGATGACGATGAGAGCCTCATTGAGATCTCTCTTGTTGATGGGCATTATGTGGGGGCAGAGCAGGATGAGCAATGTGCATACAAGAAGGAGCTCCACGCCGAGTTCTTTCCTGAGTTGGTGCTTGACAAGCGAGACTTCATCGACATCTTGTCGGAGATCAGCGAGGAGGACAGCCTGATCGAGATTGACATCTCTAGAGGCTCCATCAAGTGCTCAAACTTCGGTATCAAGACATGAAGTCGGCAAAGGTTTGGAGAAACTGAAACC containing:
- the LOC120666249 gene encoding uncharacterized protein LOC120666249, coding for MASSSFSICIICATKAPALVKHFLMPPSSQMAIQLTLILISCSLYSMYSSSSSSSSLSASSSLALLVLVISTCISLLFSNFRHLLKAATTHKGKAPPSMEGAVHQEKSIMPQDEVTEDAPEDLMGSLSDSSECTTNDEECTEEGSISEDIDDDDESLIEISLVDGHYVGAEQDEQCAYKKELHAEFFPELVLDKRDFIDILSEISEEDSLIEIDISRGSIKCSNFGIKT